One Hyphomicrobium sp. CS1GBMeth3 DNA segment encodes these proteins:
- the ntrB gene encoding nitrate ABC transporter permease encodes MNAISTRPMLVDAAGTGPAEAKAAQPKADESKVVPLETPRARSASRVVSALRETTATVVPPLIVLAMLLLAWQLATDKPDSSLPSPLKIWTDANDLIVSPFFNYGPQDLGLGWRVLTSLERVFYGFGLSAIVGVVMGAIVGQSVWAMRGLDPIFQVLRTVPPLAWLPISLAAFQDSGPSAVFVIFITAVWPVIINTAVGIRNIPQDYRNVAEVLRLNPLEYFWRIMIPSAAPYIFTGLRIGIGLSWLAIVAAEMLTGGVGIGFFIWDAWNSSRLSDIVVALIYIGVVGFVLDRLVALVGRIATRGTASA; translated from the coding sequence ATGAACGCGATATCCACCCGGCCCATGTTGGTCGACGCCGCGGGCACCGGACCGGCGGAGGCCAAGGCGGCACAGCCGAAAGCTGACGAAAGCAAAGTCGTGCCGCTCGAGACACCCCGCGCCCGCAGCGCCTCGCGCGTTGTCTCCGCGCTCCGCGAGACGACGGCAACCGTCGTCCCGCCGCTCATCGTGCTGGCCATGTTGCTGCTCGCCTGGCAGCTCGCTACCGACAAACCCGACTCATCCCTGCCGTCGCCGCTCAAGATCTGGACCGACGCCAACGATCTCATCGTGTCGCCGTTCTTTAATTACGGGCCGCAGGATCTCGGGCTCGGATGGCGTGTGCTGACCAGCCTCGAGCGCGTGTTCTATGGTTTCGGCCTCTCGGCGATCGTCGGCGTGGTAATGGGTGCGATCGTCGGCCAGAGCGTGTGGGCGATGCGCGGCCTCGATCCAATCTTCCAAGTGCTGCGCACCGTGCCGCCGCTGGCCTGGCTGCCGATTTCTCTTGCCGCCTTCCAAGACAGCGGCCCGTCTGCTGTGTTCGTGATCTTCATCACCGCCGTGTGGCCGGTGATCATCAACACCGCCGTCGGCATTCGCAACATCCCGCAGGACTATCGCAACGTGGCCGAGGTGCTGCGCCTCAATCCACTCGAGTACTTCTGGCGCATCATGATCCCATCGGCGGCGCCCTACATCTTCACGGGTCTTCGCATCGGCATCGGACTGTCGTGGCTGGCCATCGTCGCGGCCGAGATGCTGACCGGCGGCGTCGGCATCGGCTTCTTCATCTGGGACGCCTGGAACTCATCGCGCCTCTCCGACATCGTCGTCGCCCTCATCTACATCGGCGTCGTCGGCTTCGTGCTCGACCGGTTGGTCGCGCTTGTAGGACGCATCGCCACCCGCGGCACCGCCAGCGCCTGA
- a CDS encoding CmpA/NrtA family ABC transporter substrate-binding protein has protein sequence MTGSKRGAGLFGNGAGLSRRAMLKGTGTAALIAAAKTLVPGGANVAWAAGPETTKAVLGYIALTDAAPLIIAKEKGLFAKYGLPDVEVLKQASWGATRDNLVLGSDSNGIDGAHILTPMPYLISTGKVTQNNVPVPMSILARLNYDCQGISVSKEYEALTVGADASALKEAFAKKKAEGKEVKVAMTFPGGTHDLWLRYWLAAGGIDPDKDVSTIVVPPPQMVANMKVGNMDAFCVGEPWNEQLVNQGIGFTACTTGEIWFRHPEKALGMRSAWIDKNPTAARALLMAVMEAQQWCEAMDNKEELATILGKRQWFNVPPADIIGRIKGDINYGRGRKEIGTKLLMKFWEDGVVSYPFKSHDAWFVTEDIRWGKFAPDTDVKALVDKVNREDIWREAAGALGITPPESTSRGKETFFDGKVFDPDNPQAYLASLAITRVAA, from the coding sequence ATGACGGGTTCGAAACGTGGAGCAGGCCTCTTCGGAAACGGCGCGGGCCTCTCGCGGCGCGCGATGCTCAAGGGGACGGGCACAGCGGCGTTGATCGCGGCTGCAAAAACGTTGGTGCCGGGAGGTGCCAATGTGGCGTGGGCGGCCGGACCGGAGACGACAAAGGCCGTGCTGGGTTACATCGCGCTGACTGATGCCGCCCCGCTGATCATCGCCAAGGAAAAAGGCCTCTTTGCCAAGTACGGGCTCCCGGATGTCGAGGTTCTGAAGCAGGCCTCATGGGGAGCTACGCGCGACAACCTCGTGCTCGGCTCGGACTCGAACGGCATCGACGGCGCCCACATCCTGACCCCGATGCCCTACCTGATCTCGACCGGCAAGGTCACCCAGAACAACGTGCCTGTGCCGATGAGCATTCTCGCGCGCCTCAACTACGACTGTCAGGGCATTTCCGTCTCGAAAGAATACGAAGCGCTCACCGTCGGGGCCGACGCCTCGGCCCTGAAAGAGGCGTTCGCCAAGAAGAAGGCCGAAGGCAAGGAGGTGAAGGTCGCCATGACCTTCCCCGGCGGCACCCACGATCTGTGGCTTCGCTACTGGCTGGCCGCCGGCGGCATCGATCCCGACAAGGATGTCTCGACCATCGTTGTTCCCCCGCCGCAGATGGTCGCGAACATGAAGGTCGGCAACATGGATGCCTTCTGTGTCGGCGAGCCGTGGAATGAGCAGCTCGTCAATCAGGGCATTGGTTTCACGGCTTGCACGACGGGCGAGATCTGGTTCCGCCATCCCGAGAAGGCGCTCGGCATGCGCTCAGCGTGGATCGACAAGAACCCGACCGCCGCGCGCGCATTGCTGATGGCCGTGATGGAAGCCCAGCAGTGGTGCGAGGCAATGGACAACAAAGAGGAGCTGGCCACCATCCTCGGCAAGCGCCAATGGTTCAACGTGCCGCCGGCCGACATCATCGGCCGCATCAAAGGCGACATCAACTACGGCCGCGGCCGCAAGGAAATCGGCACCAAGCTGCTGATGAAGTTCTGGGAGGATGGCGTCGTCTCCTATCCGTTCAAGAGCCACGATGCGTGGTTCGTGACCGAGGACATCCGCTGGGGAAAGTTCGCTCCCGATACCGACGTCAAGGCGTTGGTCGACAAGGTGAACCGCGAAGATATCTGGCGGGAGGCTGCCGGCGCCCTCGGCATCACCCCCCCGGAGAGCACCTCGCGCGGCAAGGAGACTTTCTTCGACGGCAAGGTCTTCGACCCTGACAACCCGCAGGCCTACCTGGCATCGCTCGCGATCACGCGCGTCGCGGCCTGA
- a CDS encoding ABC transporter ATP-binding protein, which translates to MTETSQKPFLQLQDVRKIFSRGGTETEVLHDISLDIAEGEFISIIGHSGCGKSTLLNLIAGLTRVTTGAVLLDNREVNEPGPERAVVFQNHSLLPWLTVYENVRIAVDKVFGRAKSRAERHAWTLHNLDLVQMVHAKDKRPAEISGGMKQRVGIARALAMEPKVLLMDEPFGALDALTRAHLQESVMQIHARLGNTAIMITHDVDEAVLLSDRIVMMTNGPSARVGEILDVDLPRPRNRLELVSDARYIHAREAVLKFLYERHRYIEAA; encoded by the coding sequence ATGACTGAGACATCGCAAAAGCCGTTCCTGCAGTTGCAGGACGTCCGCAAAATCTTCAGCCGTGGCGGAACGGAGACGGAGGTTCTGCACGACATCAGCCTCGACATCGCCGAAGGCGAATTCATCTCGATCATCGGTCATTCGGGCTGCGGAAAGTCGACGTTGCTGAACCTGATCGCGGGCCTAACCAGGGTCACGACTGGCGCCGTTCTTCTCGATAACCGAGAGGTCAACGAACCGGGACCCGAGCGGGCGGTCGTGTTCCAAAACCATTCTCTGCTGCCGTGGCTCACGGTCTACGAGAACGTACGTATCGCCGTCGACAAGGTGTTCGGCAGGGCGAAGAGCCGCGCAGAACGCCATGCCTGGACGCTCCACAACCTCGACCTCGTGCAGATGGTGCATGCGAAGGACAAACGTCCGGCGGAGATCTCGGGCGGCATGAAGCAGCGCGTCGGCATCGCCCGTGCGCTCGCCATGGAGCCGAAGGTACTGTTGATGGACGAGCCGTTCGGTGCGCTCGACGCGCTGACGCGCGCGCATTTGCAAGAATCGGTCATGCAAATCCACGCCCGGCTCGGCAACACGGCCATCATGATCACGCACGATGTGGACGAGGCGGTGCTGCTCTCGGATCGCATCGTCATGATGACGAACGGGCCGTCGGCGCGCGTGGGCGAGATCCTGGACGTGGACCTTCCACGTCCGCGCAACCGGCTCGAGCTGGTGTCGGACGCACGCTACATCCACGCCCGCGAGGCGGTGCTCAAATTCCTCTATGAGCGCCACCGCTATATCGAGGCCGCATAG